A region of Nostoc sp. 'Peltigera membranacea cyanobiont' N6 DNA encodes the following proteins:
- the dnaK gene encoding molecular chaperone DnaK, translating into MGKVVGIDLGTTNSVVAVMEGGKPVVIANAEGMRTTPSVVGFSKEGERVVGQMARRQTVLNPQNTFFAVKRFIGRKYAELSPDSKRVPYTIRKDEVGNIKIACPRLNKDFAPEEISAMVLKKLAEDASQYLGEPVTGAVITVPAYFNDSQRQATRDAGRIAGLEVLRILNEPTAASLAYGLDRGETETILVFDLGGGTFDVSILEVGDGIFEVKATSGDTQLGGNDFDKKIVDWLAEQFLETEGIDLRRERQSLQRLMEAAEKAKMELSSVSVTDINLPFIAADQEGPKHLETRLTRSQFEGLCGDLVGRLRTPVKRALKDAGLSPRDIEEVVLVGGSTRMPMVKQLVRDLIGTEPNENVNPDEVVGVGAAIQAGILAGELKDVLLLDVTPLSMGLETIGGVMKKLIPRNTTIPVRRSDIFSTSENNQNTVEIHVVQGEREMAANNKSLGRFKLYGIPPAPRGIPQVQVSFDIDANGILQVTALDRTTGREQSITIQGASTLNESEVNRMIQDAQKYADVDRERKERVEKRTRSEALIFQAERQLREVALEFGMQFARSRRQRIDNICRDLKESLKENSDRGIDQAYADLQDALYELNREVRETYAEDEDDDLLGTIRDIFTGGDKDKEREFPKDTYRDSYRERDSYSKDYGRDYGKDYNRDYGRENNRDSRSSSYENRPPRKARPSYQDNWDDEEDNDWL; encoded by the coding sequence ATGGGCAAGGTAGTCGGCATCGACTTGGGTACAACCAACTCAGTAGTCGCCGTTATGGAGGGTGGCAAGCCGGTGGTGATTGCCAATGCAGAAGGAATGCGAACAACACCCTCCGTAGTTGGCTTCAGCAAAGAAGGCGAAAGGGTCGTTGGGCAAATGGCACGGCGGCAAACCGTCCTCAATCCCCAAAATACCTTTTTTGCAGTGAAACGCTTCATTGGGCGCAAATATGCCGAACTTAGTCCAGATTCTAAGCGTGTACCCTACACCATCCGCAAAGACGAAGTAGGTAATATTAAAATTGCCTGTCCCCGCCTCAATAAAGATTTTGCCCCAGAAGAAATTTCGGCAATGGTGCTGAAGAAATTGGCAGAGGATGCTAGTCAATATTTGGGCGAACCAGTTACAGGGGCAGTGATTACAGTCCCCGCTTATTTTAACGATTCTCAACGGCAGGCAACCCGTGATGCTGGCAGAATTGCCGGTTTAGAGGTGCTGCGGATTCTCAATGAACCGACTGCTGCATCTTTGGCTTACGGATTAGATCGGGGTGAGACGGAAACTATCTTAGTCTTTGACTTGGGTGGCGGTACTTTTGACGTATCGATTTTAGAAGTAGGCGATGGAATATTTGAAGTCAAAGCTACTAGTGGAGATACGCAACTGGGTGGGAATGACTTTGATAAAAAAATAGTAGATTGGTTAGCAGAGCAATTTCTAGAAACTGAGGGAATAGACTTAAGACGCGAGAGACAATCTTTACAACGCCTGATGGAAGCGGCCGAAAAGGCAAAAATGGAACTTTCCTCTGTCAGCGTTACCGATATTAACTTACCTTTTATTGCTGCTGACCAAGAAGGCCCCAAACATCTAGAAACTCGTTTAACTCGTTCCCAGTTTGAAGGTTTGTGTGGTGATTTGGTGGGGCGATTGCGGACACCAGTGAAACGCGCCCTCAAAGATGCCGGACTTTCACCTAGAGACATTGAAGAAGTGGTATTAGTTGGCGGTTCTACAAGAATGCCAATGGTAAAGCAGCTAGTGCGGGACTTAATTGGCACAGAACCTAACGAAAACGTTAACCCCGATGAAGTGGTGGGAGTGGGTGCAGCAATTCAAGCCGGAATTCTCGCCGGCGAACTCAAAGATGTGCTGCTTTTGGATGTCACACCCCTTTCTATGGGATTGGAAACCATTGGCGGCGTGATGAAAAAACTGATTCCCCGCAATACCACCATTCCAGTCCGTCGTTCTGACATTTTTTCCACGTCTGAAAATAACCAAAATACTGTGGAAATCCACGTAGTTCAGGGCGAACGGGAAATGGCAGCAAACAATAAGTCTTTAGGACGTTTCAAGCTGTATGGTATCCCGCCAGCACCACGAGGAATTCCTCAAGTTCAGGTGTCATTTGATATCGATGCTAATGGTATTTTACAGGTAACAGCTTTAGATAGAACCACTGGGCGAGAGCAGAGTATCACCATTCAAGGCGCTTCTACCTTGAACGAGTCAGAAGTGAATCGAATGATTCAGGATGCTCAGAAATACGCCGATGTCGATCGCGAACGGAAAGAACGGGTAGAAAAGCGGACTCGTTCTGAGGCGCTGATTTTCCAAGCAGAACGGCAACTCAGAGAAGTAGCACTCGAATTTGGTATGCAGTTTGCCCGCAGCCGTCGCCAAAGAATTGATAATATTTGTCGAGACTTAAAAGAGAGTCTTAAGGAAAATAGCGATCGCGGTATCGATCAAGCCTACGCCGATTTGCAAGATGCTCTCTACGAGCTAAATCGGGAAGTCCGCGAGACTTATGCTGAAGATGAAGATGACGACTTGTTAGGTACTATCCGTGACATCTTTACTGGCGGTGATAAGGATAAAGAACGCGAATTTCCCAAAGATACATACAGAGATTCGTATCGGGAACGCGACTCATACAGTAAGGACTATGGCAGAGATTACGGTAAAGATTATAACAGAGACTATGGTCGAGAGAATAACCGAGACAGTCGTTCTTCCTCTTATGAAAACCGTCCTCCACGCAAAGCCCGTCCTAGCTATCAAGATAACTGGGATGATGAAGAAGACAATGATTGGTTGTAG